TGTCAGTTttacccatccacacacacacacgctgaagACGAGTGTTTGTAAATGTCAGCTTTTAGGGACAAAAATTAATGTTTGCCTGTGGACAGGAGGCCAAATGTATTGGCAAAATCAGTATGTCCACTGTATGAActtttgctctgttttgatCCAATTCTTTTTGTGTGAACTCTTCACATTCGCGCTGTGTCTTGCTTTGAATAGCAGGAGTATTTATTcccattttgaagaaaaaaaagttcttcacTCTGTCTATTCCCACACTGACATATATACCTGTTTGTGTCTTGCTTCCTCGCACTCCTGAACAGACGACGCTTTTGGATAGACTGCCCTCTGTTCAGTGGTGACTCAAGGCTTCgataataaaatacacaaaagacAACTGTTTTTGGTGGGCAATTCTCACTGATACAAATAATTTCCAAAACAGTCcacgtttttaaaatatcatgGCCTAAACTCCCTTGTAGACTGTCTAAACTGCTTGATCTTACAAGTGTGATTATCTCACAGCACTCTGCATGCTTATGATGGGGATAATTACTGTTTGTTGACCCCATGTTAAGCATTATTCTGAGCTCTGCCACCTGATGGCTGATTTATCTGTTAAGGCCTATTGAATGCTACTGTTTACACATGTACTGCATATGGTTTCACATTGCTGCTTTATACTGCAGCATCCATCAAGCCACACGTGTGCTTTTGGCATTTTATTCCATTTACACAATGAAGAACTTAACATCTTTGTCCCTCCAGAAGAAAGGAGTATCAGGACTGGAGCAGTAGTTCATGGAAgacaagaaaaggaaaaaagaagaaaaaaggaaaagggaAGCCTCACAGAAGGTATGTTCAAAGATGTTGAACTGTTCCAGAGTCAAGCCGTTGCTATCATGAACCTGTTATTAATTACACTCAGTGTcatgatggtgtgtgtgtgtgtgtgtgtgtgtgtgtgcgagtctAAAGCTTCTGTAGCGAGCAATAATTTCATCGTggtgggccaccacaaatacatggatgtatgggaaacaccgATTCGAACACTTCTACCGTGCATCTGGAAAGTATTCACAGCGCTTCACttgttccactttttttttttatgtcacagccttattccaaaatggattAAATTATTTGTTTTCCTGAAATATTCTACACACAACACTCCATAACGACAATGTTGCAAATtgattaacaataaaaaaaaactgaaaaatcacaTACATAAGTGTTCACAGCCTTTGCCGTGAAGCTCAGAAGTGAGCTCAAGTGCGTTCTGTTTCCACTGATCATCCTTGAGATGTTTCAGCATCTTAATTGGAGTCCACCTGTGGTAAATTCACTTGATTGGACATTATTTAGAAAGGTACACACTGCTTTGAAGGTTCCAATGAGCACAGTGGCCTCCATAATCCGTaagtggaagaagtttggaacCACCAGGACGCTTCCTAGAGCTGGCCCGCCATCTAAGCTGAGTGATCGGGGGAGAAGGGCCTTAGTCAGTGAGGTGACCAATAACCCGATGGTCGCTCTGTCAGAGCTCCAGCGTTCCTCTGTGGAGAGAGGAGAACCTTCCAGTAGTACAACCATCTCTGCAGCAATCCACCAATTAGGCCTGTATGGTAGAGTGGCCAGACGGAAGCTACTCCTGAGTAAAAGGCGCATGGCAGCCCGCCTGGAGATTTCCAAAAGGCACATGAAGGATTCTCagatcatgagaaacaaaattctctggtctgatgagacaaaaatgtcaCTCTTTGGAGTGAATGTCAGGCGTTACATTTGGAGAAAACCAAGAATGTCCTTGAGTGGCCCAGCCAGAGCCCAGACCTGAATCCAATTAGACATCTTGAGAGAGATCTGAAAATGGCTGTGCACAGACACTTCCCATCCAACCTGATGGAGCTTGAGAGGTACTGCAAAGAGGAATGGGCGAAACTGCCCAAAGGTAGGTGTGCCAAACTTGTATGGCATCATATTCAAAACAACTTGAGGCTGTAATTGCTGCCAGAGGTGCATCAACTAAGTATTGAGcgaaggctgtgaatacttatgtacatgtgatttttcactttgttttattttgaatacatttgcaacaatttcaaaaagactttttcacaTTGTCGTTACGGggtgacataaaaaaatgtggaaaaagtgaagtgCTGTGAATACTTTACGGATGCACTGTAACActcgaataaagtgtaaaattaTGTTAACCGctaaatattaaaacattaaaacactcTTTAAGGCTCTTTTAATGGCAAATGACAAGACTGTTGTTGCAGATTTGCctcacatttcatttttcaagtGTAACAACAAAAGAACCACTGTAAAACCAGGCTCAGAGGTTAGGTCGATTTATTTGCACTAATGTGTTGGGATGAGCAGAATCTTCTTTTAATGCATGGTAAAGGTTGTCTGAAACAGTAGGAAATGTTTTGATTAAGGGTACATTAATCTTTCTTTAGGGTGAGTCCATGTAAGCAGGACTTGAACCAGTAAACCTCTAGGCTGCTGTTTAATGTAAAACTGAATGTTATCCTATTTGCAATTTTcctattttgtaatttttgtccTGTGAGAATTGACATTGGAATCATTAAATTGGTTTTACGTCTGTCTttattgtctttgtcttttaggTCACAGAACAAAAGAGCAAAGGTAAGCAGCACAGTGATCTATTGAAGATACAGAAGTGAGGTGTAGTAGCTGTGTTCTGGAAATCTTATctgatgtttctttttttcattcacCTGCATCATGATCCTTAACTACACCCCCCCTGCTCCCTGCCTTGCCGTGAACTACTAGACTTGACCAAGCAGGCGTCTGCCCAGCCTCCTGCCACTCAGAGCAGCCCTGCCTCCCCCTGCCCTGGACCCACCCCCTCTGCTTCCCCGTCCCCAGCCACTTCAGGCCCTGGCAGTGCTGCCGCCCAATCACAGGGTGGTAACAATGCCAAGCGCCTTGCAGTGGCCAACGGACAGCCCACCTCCACCCCCGGTTCTTCCTCCACCACAGGCAGCACAAGTGGTACTGGGAACGGGAATACAAGTAGCGGAGGTGCGGCCCTGGCACCTCAGCAGCAACCTCGTTATATGCCAAGAGAAGTGCCACCGCGATTCCGCTGCCAGCAGGACCATAAAGTGCTACTGAAAAGGGGCCAGCCACCACTGTCCTCTATGCTGctgggagggggaggaggaggggaaggCGCGAATGCAAGCATAGCTGCTGTCTCAGGTACGAATTACCAGCGTTTGTTTAAAACTAATATGATCGAAATTCCTTGTACACAATTAAACCTCGAATCATCATTTCAGATTCTGGTGCAGCTACCTCCTCTTTGGCCCTCACCTCATCATCAGTTGCTGCTTCTTCCACTACTtctaattatgcaaattccaTGTGGGGGGCAAGCTTAGGCTCCCAGGCCTCCTCTCAGGGCAGGGAGAAGGTGATTGTAGATGGGAATGACCTGGAAGAGTGGCCCAGCATCGGTGGCAGTGATGGAGGAGGAGCTTGTTTCACTGTAGCTGGAGgaagcggcagcagcagcaacaacaacaatggaatGCCTGTGAACAGCACTAGTGCCTCTGGCAACCAATCCTCATCCACTTCCTTGTTCTCTTTGCCCAATGAATGTATGCAGTCGTCCAGTAGTGTGGCATGGGGGACGGCTGCCTCCCAGGGCCATCTTGGAGGAGGAAATGCAGTAGTTTCAGCCGGGCCTGTGTTACAACAGTCCTCCTCACTTTCCAAagcctccactgtgccaggaAGCCATGATGCCAGTGGCCTCGTTGACAGCAGCAGTGGGATTCCAGGTGCCAACTTTAATCCAAATGCCAATCCTTCGGCCTGGCCTGCCCTGGTACAACAGGATGAGCCTGCTGCTGCAGGTGAAGGAGGTTCGTCTTCCTACCATCACCAGGGCCCTGGAGGGACCATATCTGCCAACAATTCTGCTTCCGTAGGGCTAAAGGCTGGGTCAGTTGGGGTGCTAGGGGGTCACCAAGCTTTGCCTGTGAATCAATCAAGCACCCACCAGCACCAACTTCACCAAATGCAATCTAGAGACAGAGAGATGGGAGGGGGGAAGTGGGACAGCGAATCAGCGGGACCAAAAATTGCAGGAGAGGAAGGAGTTGTGGGAGGAATGGGCGCTGGGATAAATGTTGGCGACCACAATCATTCTTCCTCATGGAGGGCCCAGCCCTCTTACCCTGCTTCTAACTCCAAAACGGGTGCCTCAAGGACTGATGGATGGGAGGGTGGCATGGGGGGATACAGAGCTGCTGAGGGGGATAATGGGACTTCAGGTTGGGGTTTTCCAGGGCCCTCTCGTGGGCCTAATGCATGGGGGAGTGCTGGAACTGGGGGAAATGATAGTCAAACTGGGGTATCTCAGGGAGGGTGGGGGACATCAGGAGCAGGAGGGGAGAAAGCGATGTCTAGTGTTGAATGGGGTGGGAGTTCATCTGGTACTGGTGGAGCAGAAGCCACAGGAGGAGCCTGCAGCAGTAATAGCAGCAGCAGTGGATGCAGCACAGCTGGCAATCCCGTCACCTCACCATCCACTGCTATGAACAGAGCTTGGGACAATCAGAAAGGAGAGGTTGAAACGGGGGAATGGAGTGAGGGAGGAGGACAGGGAGCACAGGGAGGATCCAGTGGTGGGAATTCTAGAAGCGAAAGGGAACCTTACGGCAGTCGTCCTCGACGTCCGCCACCCAATACTGAAGCTGCCTTAGAGAGCCTTCTTAGCCGATCTGATCTTGATCCACGGGTCCTATCCAACACAGGCTGGGGCCAAACACAGATCCGACAAAACACAGCTTGGGATGTTGATGATCAAGTGGAACACAATAAGAGTGCACTGTTATCAGCTTCGACAAAACACTCAACTTCTCTGGGAAATTCTTCCCCATATACCTCTGGACCCAGAACCTTAATTGGTGATTCTAATGGTCCAGGTGTCATTCCTCCCTTGGTTTCATCTGTTGGATCCTCTGGAGAGGGCTGggagaccagcagcagcagtagcagcagtgGTGGGACCTCTCTATCTGGGAGAGGCCCACCTCCTTCGGGCCCCAGTATGAGTAATCTTGGCGTCTCGCAATCTGGTCCAGTGATCGCAACATGTACTGGGGTTGGATCAGGACCACTGGGACATAACCAGCAAGGGAAGGCTACAGGCTGGGGTGGAGGAGGGATGGGAGCTGTGGATAATCAGGAGTCCAAAGGTTGGGGTAATGAAGAATGGAGAGCCAGCAGAGGAAATGGAGGCAGTTGGGATGGTCTTGGGCAACAAGGCAGCGCTGTAAGTGCAGGCTGGGGAGGAAATGAAGAGAAAGGAGCTATCGGGTGGAAAGAAATGGGTGGGGAAGGACAAGGAAGTGAGTGGGGGTCAAGGCAGAAGGTTGGGTCAGGTAGGGGCTGGGGTGAGAAAGAGTCCAAATTAAATAGCAGCGGTGGGGGATGGGAAGATGACCAGAACAACAGATTAGGGAACTCAGGTGGGGATGCAGGAGTGGGTGGTTGGGGAAACTGGGATGAGGATGCTCCACGGAGATCCTGGGGGACAGGGGGTGGAGGGAGTGGGGCAGGATCAATCAGCGTTACTGGGTCCAAATCCCATCAAAGTTGGAGTGGAGTAAATAAAATGCATCAGATGCCAAACAGCCAATCGGGCTCCATCACAGGCCTACAGGCACAACTGCAACAGCAACAATCACAACCCCGTAATCAGCCTCCACAGCTGCAGCAAGCATTGGACCAAGGGGCTATGCAACGGGGTGGTGGGAGAAAACCAGTCTCCCAAGTCCAGAACCAAAGCTCAGGCTGGACCTCAGGGCCCATCCCTGCTGGTCATGGATTAGGTGGAAGTGGTTCTGAACAAAGTGGTTGGGAGGAACCCTCACCACAGTCATTAAGCAGGAAAAATGAGATAGATGATGGGACATCAGCATGGGGAGACCCAACACATTACAACTACAAGCCAGTTAACATGTGGGATAAGAACAGCACACCTGCTGGTCAACAGCCACATGATCTGGGACAAACTCAACAGCCACAGCAAGGACCTCCAGTACAGCAACAGCAAGGACCTCCAGTACAGCAGCTTTGTAGACCAGCTGCAGGACTTGGAGGCAGCAGGGACTTCAACACTGGCCATGGTCAAGGAAAAACTGCTGCAATGGGTGAGAAAACACCAACAAGTATTTCAATCTGTAAAAGGATCATGTCTAACCCAGTCATAAGTCTACATCAAGTGTGTCCTATGTgtagcccgggggccatttttggtccGCAGGAAATTTTttataatgtaaaaatgtatttattattaatgagatatactattacttattttgttttgttgcctatAACACAAATCTAATATGTTGGTGTATAGTATATATTGTCCTAATTGgattggtttcagcatctttCATGTACAACATGTATCAAAGTGGTTCCCCACACCACCTCCAATTTTTCTGCATATGGcccctgtggaaaaagttgggaaACCCCTGGTCTACATTAACAGAAGTTTGTTAGCACTTTTCAGTAATggtacgcgtgtgtgtgtgtgtgtgtgtgtgtgtgtgtgtgtgtgtgtgtgtgtgtgtgtgtgtgtgtgtgtacacacaggTACCTCGGGCTGGGGTGGTACACCTCCAGCTAGTCCCACTGTTGACAATGGCACTGCTGCTTGGGGAAAACCTACTGATGCCCCTTCTGGCTGGGGGGACCCCGATGATGCTGGGGGGAAAACAGGCTGGGGAAACCCTCCTCCCAATCCCATCAAATCTGGTGAGAATGTACAATatacaatagaaaaaaaacaaacttacataaaggaaaactgcacttttgtttttggaattttgcctatcattcacgatccttatgtgagacgtgaacacgTATCATTCACTGTCTTTTACTTTgtctgttctaaagatataaaaacggaACAGCTTATTACTGCACGTATAGGACAAACTTATTCCGCCCATAAAGtcgtctgaaaaagtctccaaaaagcgccaaccatgctccatttacatataatgtgacgtgcattttaaccaagctacagcgacattattattaacattgttacgccgatcgaactacgttactggcgcattGATAGTTAGCCATACCACAGTGagtactagccagctagcgacaagcttcaccacagactcgcccGCAGCGCATCACCTcagcctcagaccactaccaaaaggtaaggctacatatagCTACATACAGCCAgcgctatttttattttttagtttaagttaacgctaggtgtaggtgttcgtttctatgctgctatgtgaaatcaatgccccAAGAAAGGAAGTTTCGTTAATGAACAAaatccaacaaaacaaaatgtgttacatgttatcacaaatgtacctgttactacatggtcacagcatgtatataaaaccataaaaggtTGTTGGTttctggaggtgttttaatagcggtctttgtaggcagcaTAGGTGGATCCCATAAGTGCAGTAAAAGAGACAGCTCGAActgtctctttttgtttttatatctttagaacgaaCAGAAAAGACAGATGTGTTCATGTCacgcataaggattgtggatgatgggcaaaattccccccaaaaaagtgcagtttttaaaaaagttatgGCTAATATTCACTAGGGGtctaacgattcattcactacatcaatGCATCgatttactgtatattccttcgattcaactacatcgatctgggttGTCAAGTTCCATTCAggactacatactgtatatatcgaTCTAACTTAGTTTAAAACTGCAAAACGTCTGTCAGTGTACTCTTGCTAGTTGttgcaccgttctttcaaaaGGCTGCTTTGAGTACAGGTgaaaaagtttcaacacctaattgaagatagcataccacattcatttgctgaggaatttgcattatgtccctcacctttgggtgcaaagtgcaggtttggattgcactatagAAAGTAGATAATTAATCATGGctttgtactcattgataatttattcttaagtatgtcagcgtTATTAATAATACCTGGTTCCCTTCCAAAAAACACCATAAATCTAGGAAACTTTACGTGCACtttccagtatccaggtatttatttcacagtcacactggttgaattt
This sequence is a window from Dunckerocampus dactyliophorus isolate RoL2022-P2 chromosome 2, RoL_Ddac_1.1, whole genome shotgun sequence. Protein-coding genes within it:
- the tnrc6ba gene encoding trinucleotide repeat-containing gene 6B protein isoform X2, which produces MEDKKRKKEEKRKREASQKVTEQKSKDLTKQASAQPPATQSSPASPCPGPTPSASPSPATSGPGSAAAQSQGGNNAKRLAVANGQPTSTPGSSSTTGSTSGTGNGNTSSGGAALAPQQQPRYMPREVPPRFRCQQDHKVLLKRGQPPLSSMLLGGGGGGEGANASIAAVSDSGAATSSLALTSSSVAASSTTSNYANSMWGASLGSQASSQGREKVIVDGNDLEEWPSIGGSDGGGACFTVAGGSGSSSNNNNGMPVNSTSASGNQSSSTSLFSLPNECMQSSSSVAWGTAASQGHLGGGNAVVSAGPVLQQSSSLSKASTVPGSHDASGLVDSSSGIPGANFNPNANPSAWPALVQQDEPAAAGEGGSSSYHHQGPGGTISANNSASVGLKAGSVGVLGGHQALPVNQSSTHQHQLHQMQSRDREMGGGKWDSESAGPKIAGEEGVVGGMGAGINVGDHNHSSSWRAQPSYPASNSKTGASRTDGWEGGMGGYRAAEGDNGTSGWGFPGPSRGPNAWGSAGTGGNDSQTGVSQGGWGTSGAGGEKAMSSVEWGGSSSGTGGAEATGGACSSNSSSSGCSTAGNPVTSPSTAMNRAWDNQKGEVETGEWSEGGGQGAQGGSSGGNSRSEREPYGSRPRRPPPNTEAALESLLSRSDLDPRVLSNTGWGQTQIRQNTAWDVDDQVEHNKSALLSASTKHSTSLGNSSPYTSGPRTLIGDSNGPGVIPPLVSSVGSSGEGWETSSSSSSSGGTSLSGRGPPPSGPSMSNLGVSQSGPVIATCTGVGSGPLGHNQQGKATGWGGGGMGAVDNQESKGWGNEEWRASRGNGGSWDGLGQQGSAVSAGWGGNEEKGAIGWKEMGGEGQGSEWGSRQKVGSGRGWGEKESKLNSSGGGWEDDQNNRLGNSGGDAGVGGWGNWDEDAPRRSWGTGGGGSGAGSISVTGSKSHQSWSGVNKMHQMPNSQSGSITGLQAQLQQQQSQPRNQPPQLQQALDQGAMQRGGGRKPVSQVQNQSSGWTSGPIPAGHGLGGSGSEQSGWEEPSPQSLSRKNEIDDGTSAWGDPTHYNYKPVNMWDKNSTPAGQQPHDLGQTQQPQQGPPVQQQQGPPVQQLCRPAAGLGGSRDFNTGHGQGKTAAMGTSGWGGTPPASPTVDNGTAAWGKPTDAPSGWGDPDDAGGKTGWGNPPPNPIKSASKSMQDGWGDKEGSVAASRHSSWEEEEEGGGMWNSTGSQGSGSSWGQGSNGGWGQSHTVKKPSNKGPLKVGGGDSWMSPINRQFSNMGLLNDDPSGPNIDLAPGSLQEKKIDMEKRTFGMMDYNGDMRKGGRGGGSMAYRSPVSKEAAPGDAVSFYDKTLLLNNQDGEDGPCSLFSPPTAYKPHSLFNHTIPFRQGGHSLLGSSGGMSQLRHQPNVPPMNQSPGIRAQVPHQFLSPQVPGSLLKQMPPPSGGVGGVGGVGGVTGVGGGVFPPQLSPQHIAMLSSIYPPHIQFQLACQLLLQQQQQPQQQPQQQQQHLLQNQRKFTPNVRQQADPQQLARIMAVLQQQRQQQQVGSLGGSVKLSPSHHGGSGAKLPGAEVLPHQSLAGTVADLHQKTLGPYSSFNSGVNLSGLDLSGSVVGGPGGMKDMGGQQSRFKWMMEGHSSPDTSSPENAFHKNGPVTPMKMPGGSPYYDMIVGDPQGNTNWHRTPGNKLSTKQTTTPSWPPEFQPGVPWKGIDRVDPESDPYMTPGGMMGNTVSPGLNDTEHQLLQDNTDSIPPLNTLLPSPGAWPYSASDALNNAHNSAKYTDYKTGWSPEPIGHKSWKASRGSSQFQLSRPPPGLASQKQLTPTPWLGGAPRLAGRGWGSGSATTSSAWSDGSSRESCWLELSNLTPQIDGSTLRTICMQHGPLLTFHLGLTQGTALIRYGSKHEAAKAQSALHMCVLGNTTILAEFVSEEDVARYIAQSQAGGSGNGGTSIGSGTTPTPSSTVGTNSSGAPCELGGAGGSSGGGVGAEGGSTPGTALPEATGHSESTWQSLDSTGSSSDQSAPPAPGLGIFTQWSSNSAGVGGTAGVEPGRQGLWGGMSGAGYPSSSLWGSPALEDRHQMGSPASLLPGDLLGGGGD
- the tnrc6ba gene encoding trinucleotide repeat-containing gene 6B protein isoform X3, which produces MEDKKRKKEEKRKREASQKVTEQKSKDLTKQASAQPPATQSSPASPCPGPTPSASPSPATSGPGSAAAQSQGGNNAKRLAVANGQPTSTPGSSSTTGSTSGTGNGNTSSGGAALAPQQQPRYMPREVPPRFRCQQDHKVLLKRGQPPLSSMLLGGGGGGEGANASIAAVSDSGAATSSLALTSSSVAASSTTSNYANSMWGASLGSQASSQGREKVIVDGNDLEEWPSIGGSDGGGACFTVAGGSGSSSNNNNGMPVNSTSASGNQSSSTSLFSLPNECMQSSSSVAWGTAASQGHLGGGNAVVSAGPVLQQSSSLSKASTVPGSHDASGLVDSSSGIPGANFNPNANPSAWPALVQQDEPAAAGEGGSSSYHHQGPGGTISANNSASVGLKAGSVGVLGGHQALPVNQSSTHQHQLHQMQSRDREMGGGKWDSESAGPKIAGEEGVVGGMGAGINVGDHNHSSSWRAQPSYPASNSKTGASRTDGWEGGMGGYRAAEGDNGTSGWGFPGPSRGPNAWGSAGTGGNDSQTGVSQGGWGTSGAGGEKAMSSVEWGGSSSGTGGAEATGGACSSNSSSSGCSTAGNPVTSPSTAMNRAWDNQKGEVETGEWSEGGGQGAQGGSSGGNSRSEREPYGSRPRRPPPNTEAALESLLSRSDLDPRVLSNTGWGQTQIRQNTAWDVDDQVEHNKSALLSASTKHSTSLGNSSPYTSGPRTLIGDSNGPGVIPPLVSSVGSSGEGWETSSSSSSSGGTSLSGRGPPPSGPSMSNLGVSQSGPVIATCTGVGSGPLGHNQQGKATGWGGGGMGAVDNQESKGWGNEEWRASRGNGGSWDGLGQQGSAVSAGWGGNEEKGAIGWKEMGGEGQGSEWGSRQKVGSGRGWGEKESKLNSSGGGWEDDQNNRLGNSGGDAGVGGWGNWDEDAPRRSWGTGGGGSGAGSISVTGSKSHQSWSGVNKMHQMPNSQSGSITGLQAQLQQQQSQPRNQPPQLQQALDQGAMQRGGGRKPVSQVQNQSSGWTSGPIPAGHGLGGSGSEQSGWEEPSPQSLSRKNEIDDGTSAWGDPTHYNYKPVNMWDKNSTPAGQQPHDLGQTQQPQQGPPVQQQQGPPVQQLCRPAAGLGGSRDFNTGHGQGKTAAMGTSGWGGTPPASPTVDNGTAAWGKPTDAPSGWGDPDDAGGKTGWGNPPPNPIKSASKSMQDGWGDKEGSVAASRHSSWEEEEEGGGMWNSTGSQGSGSSWGQGSNGGWGQSHTVKKPSNKGPLKVGGGDSWMSPINRQFSNMGLLQNDDPSGPNIDLAPGSLQEKKIDMEKRTFGMMDYNGDMRKGGRGGGSMAYRSPVSKEAAPGDAVSFYDKTLLLNNQDGEDGPCSLFSPPTAYKPHSLFNHTIPFRQGGHSLLGSSGGMSQLRHQPNVPPMNQSPGIRAQVPHQFLSPQVPGSLLKQMPPPSGGVGGVGGVGGVTGVGGGVFPPQLSPQHIAMLSSIYPPHIQFQLACQLLLQQQQQPQQQPQQQQQHLLQNQRKFTPNVRQQADPQQLARIMAVLQQQRQQQQVGSLGGSVKLSPSHHGGSGAKLPGAEVLPHQSLAGTVADLHQKTLGPYSSLDLSGSVVGGPGGMKDMGGQQSRFKWMMEGHSSPDTSSPENAFHKNGPVTPMKMPGGSPYYDMIVGDPQGNTNWHRTPGNKLSTKQTTTPSWPPEFQPGVPWKGIDRVDPESDPYMTPGGMMGNTVSPGLNDTEHQLLQDNTDSIPPLNTLLPSPGAWPYSASDALNNAHNSAKYTDYKTGWSPEPIGHKSWKASRGSSQFQLSRPPPGLASQKQLTPTPWLGGAPRLAGRGWGSGSATTSSAWSDGSSRESCWLELSNLTPQIDGSTLRTICMQHGPLLTFHLGLTQGTALIRYGSKHEAAKAQSALHMCVLGNTTILAEFVSEEDVARYIAQSQAGGSGNGGTSIGSGTTPTPSSTVGTNSSGAPCELGGAGGSSGGGVGAEGGSTPGTALPEATGHSESTWQSLDSTGSSSDQSAPPAPGLGIFTQWSSNSAGVGGTAGVEPGRQGLWGGMSGAGYPSSSLWGSPALEDRHQMGSPASLLPGDLLGGGGD
- the tnrc6ba gene encoding trinucleotide repeat-containing gene 6B protein isoform X1, whose amino-acid sequence is MEDKKRKKEEKRKREASQKVTEQKSKDLTKQASAQPPATQSSPASPCPGPTPSASPSPATSGPGSAAAQSQGGNNAKRLAVANGQPTSTPGSSSTTGSTSGTGNGNTSSGGAALAPQQQPRYMPREVPPRFRCQQDHKVLLKRGQPPLSSMLLGGGGGGEGANASIAAVSDSGAATSSLALTSSSVAASSTTSNYANSMWGASLGSQASSQGREKVIVDGNDLEEWPSIGGSDGGGACFTVAGGSGSSSNNNNGMPVNSTSASGNQSSSTSLFSLPNECMQSSSSVAWGTAASQGHLGGGNAVVSAGPVLQQSSSLSKASTVPGSHDASGLVDSSSGIPGANFNPNANPSAWPALVQQDEPAAAGEGGSSSYHHQGPGGTISANNSASVGLKAGSVGVLGGHQALPVNQSSTHQHQLHQMQSRDREMGGGKWDSESAGPKIAGEEGVVGGMGAGINVGDHNHSSSWRAQPSYPASNSKTGASRTDGWEGGMGGYRAAEGDNGTSGWGFPGPSRGPNAWGSAGTGGNDSQTGVSQGGWGTSGAGGEKAMSSVEWGGSSSGTGGAEATGGACSSNSSSSGCSTAGNPVTSPSTAMNRAWDNQKGEVETGEWSEGGGQGAQGGSSGGNSRSEREPYGSRPRRPPPNTEAALESLLSRSDLDPRVLSNTGWGQTQIRQNTAWDVDDQVEHNKSALLSASTKHSTSLGNSSPYTSGPRTLIGDSNGPGVIPPLVSSVGSSGEGWETSSSSSSSGGTSLSGRGPPPSGPSMSNLGVSQSGPVIATCTGVGSGPLGHNQQGKATGWGGGGMGAVDNQESKGWGNEEWRASRGNGGSWDGLGQQGSAVSAGWGGNEEKGAIGWKEMGGEGQGSEWGSRQKVGSGRGWGEKESKLNSSGGGWEDDQNNRLGNSGGDAGVGGWGNWDEDAPRRSWGTGGGGSGAGSISVTGSKSHQSWSGVNKMHQMPNSQSGSITGLQAQLQQQQSQPRNQPPQLQQALDQGAMQRGGGRKPVSQVQNQSSGWTSGPIPAGHGLGGSGSEQSGWEEPSPQSLSRKNEIDDGTSAWGDPTHYNYKPVNMWDKNSTPAGQQPHDLGQTQQPQQGPPVQQQQGPPVQQLCRPAAGLGGSRDFNTGHGQGKTAAMGTSGWGGTPPASPTVDNGTAAWGKPTDAPSGWGDPDDAGGKTGWGNPPPNPIKSASKSMQDGWGDKEGSVAASRHSSWEEEEEGGGMWNSTGSQGSGSSWGQGSNGGWGQSHTVKKPSNKGPLKVGGGDSWMSPINRQFSNMGLLQNDDPSGPNIDLAPGSLQEKKIDMEKRTFGMMDYNGDMRKGGRGGGSMAYRSPVSKEAAPGDAVSFYDKTLLLNNQDGEDGPCSLFSPPTAYKPHSLFNHTIPFRQGGHSLLGSSGGMSQLRHQPNVPPMNQSPGIRAQVPHQFLSPQVPGSLLKQMPPPSGGVGGVGGVGGVTGVGGGVFPPQLSPQHIAMLSSIYPPHIQFQLACQLLLQQQQQPQQQPQQQQQHLLQNQRKFTPNVRQQADPQQLARIMAVLQQQRQQQQVGSLGGSVKLSPSHHGGSGAKLPGAEVLPHQSLAGTVADLHQKTLGPYSSFNSGVNLSGLDLSGSVVGGPGGMKDMGGQQSRFKWMMEGHSSPDTSSPENAFHKNGPVTPMKMPGGSPYYDMIVGDPQGNTNWHRTPGNKLSTKQTTTPSWPPEFQPGVPWKGIDRVDPESDPYMTPGGMMGNTVSPGLNDTEHQLLQDNTDSIPPLNTLLPSPGAWPYSASDALNNAHNSAKYTDYKTGWSPEPIGHKSWKASRGSSQFQLSRPPPGLASQKQLTPTPWLGGAPRLAGRGWGSGSATTSSAWSDGSSRESCWLELSNLTPQIDGSTLRTICMQHGPLLTFHLGLTQGTALIRYGSKHEAAKAQSALHMCVLGNTTILAEFVSEEDVARYIAQSQAGGSGNGGTSIGSGTTPTPSSTVGTNSSGAPCELGGAGGSSGGGVGAEGGSTPGTALPEATGHSESTWQSLDSTGSSSDQSAPPAPGLGIFTQWSSNSAGVGGTAGVEPGRQGLWGGMSGAGYPSSSLWGSPALEDRHQMGSPASLLPGDLLGGGGD